From one Paenibacillus sp. FSL K6-1330 genomic stretch:
- a CDS encoding MFS transporter: MNQAQTVESEGLKPLLRNRNYMLLMGSQLVSNMGEWLYIIALLTLVGLKWQAAPWEITAMTLCMAIPVLIGGPVAGWIGDRYDRKKIMVISDGVRVFILIGVLFAGNLIQIYILLIVKGLMDVLFSPAKSGKIKEIVDPKHIDQAVTISSSIEQLSKIIGPSLGGLLLALFGIQLCFIIDAGAFVVSALFLLGVPGRKQLKQKGLTGESPNEGHSGHDGRKKSFFKEIGEGVQLIYGIPLLLGGVVTICAVVLVLQMADSQIVTLFRLIPNISEDLLGYCISASGLGTLIAAMFVRKLSWSTLAKMGIGAAAAGLVFAVCAVVVVTEMPHLLQSVVLFGSFFLAGAGGGFVLVPFQMLLMKRTPEHMTSRVFGTVNSLTSGAAIIGPTLGGALVTGLGPVPTYIVAGLGTAAVGAVLLLFKGRIERKDEASATGNGVHRGPETSTM, encoded by the coding sequence ATGAATCAAGCACAAACCGTGGAATCAGAGGGATTAAAACCGCTGCTGCGCAATCGGAACTATATGTTATTGATGGGATCTCAGCTGGTGTCCAACATGGGAGAGTGGCTGTATATCATTGCGCTCTTGACGCTTGTCGGATTGAAATGGCAGGCCGCGCCCTGGGAAATAACGGCGATGACATTATGCATGGCCATTCCCGTTTTGATTGGCGGCCCTGTGGCAGGATGGATCGGTGACCGGTATGACCGCAAAAAAATCATGGTGATATCGGACGGGGTCAGAGTTTTTATCTTGATTGGGGTTTTGTTTGCAGGCAATCTAATACAAATTTATATACTGCTGATCGTTAAAGGCCTGATGGATGTCCTGTTCTCTCCTGCCAAGAGCGGCAAGATTAAAGAGATCGTAGACCCGAAGCACATCGATCAGGCGGTGACGATCAGTTCATCGATTGAGCAGTTGTCCAAGATCATCGGGCCGTCCTTGGGCGGTTTATTACTGGCGTTGTTCGGCATTCAGTTATGCTTCATTATCGATGCCGGCGCTTTTGTCGTATCGGCACTGTTTCTGCTTGGCGTGCCGGGTCGGAAGCAGCTTAAGCAGAAAGGATTGACCGGTGAGTCCCCAAATGAAGGGCATAGTGGACATGACGGACGAAAAAAATCCTTCTTCAAGGAAATCGGGGAAGGGGTTCAGCTGATCTATGGCATACCGCTGCTGCTGGGAGGCGTTGTTACGATATGCGCAGTAGTACTGGTGCTGCAGATGGCTGATTCTCAGATTGTAACCTTGTTCCGGTTGATTCCGAATATATCAGAAGATCTGCTTGGTTACTGTATTTCCGCCAGCGGCCTGGGCACGTTGATCGCAGCCATGTTTGTCCGCAAGTTGAGCTGGAGCACGCTTGCCAAGATGGGAATAGGCGCTGCCGCAGCGGGTTTGGTGTTTGCCGTATGTGCCGTAGTCGTCGTGACCGAAATGCCGCATCTGCTGCAGAGCGTGGTGCTGTTCGGATCCTTCTTTCTGGCGGGTGCAGGTGGAGGCTTCGTGCTTGTACCGTTCCAGATGCTGCTGATGAAGAGGACCCCGGAGCATATGACGAGCCGCGTATTCGGAACAGTCAATAGTCTTACCAGCGGTGCGGCGATCATCGGACCTACGCTCGGCGGCGCTCTCGTTACAGGCCTGGGACCTGTGCCGACTTATATCGTTGCAGGGCTTGGAACTGCTGCAGTGGGTGCCGTGCTGCTGCTGTTCAAAGGCAGAATCGAACGGAAGGATGAAGCCTCTGCCACAGGGAATGGAGTCCATAGGGGCCCTGAAACTTCTACGATGTAA